Genomic DNA from Blattabacterium sp. (Blaberus giganteus):
TTTTCTAGTTTAGCATTAGAAAATAATTATATAAAACCTAAAGTCAATGATTCTTTACAAATATCTATAATAAAAGGACGACATCCTGTTATTGAAAGACAATTCATTTCCAAATCCTCTTATATTCCTAATGATATTATTTTAAATAAATCAAATCAACAAATATTAATCATAACAGGTCCAAATATGTCAGGAAAATCTGCTATTTTACGTCAAACGGCCATTATTATACTAATGGCTCATGTTGGAAGTTTTGTTCCTGCTAAATATGCGGAAATAGGATTAATCGACAAAATATTTAGTAGAGTAGGTGCCTCAGATAACATTTCTTTAGGAGAGTCTACTTTTATGGTAGAAATGAATGAAACAGCAAGTATATTAAACAATCTTTCTAAAAGAAGTTTTATTATTTTAGATGAAATAGGAAGAGGTACAAGTACTTATGATGGAATTTCAATAGCAAAATCGATCATTGAGTTTTTGCATGAAAAGAATTTTCGACCTTTAACTTTATTTGCTACACATTATCATGAATTGAATGAAATGAGTCTTTTTTTTAAAAGAATAAAAAACTATCATATTTCTGTAAAAGAAATAAATGATAATATTATTTTTATGCGAAAACTAGTAACTGGAGGTAGTGAACATAGTTTCGGAATTTATGTAGCTAAAATATCGGGCATGCCTATAGAAATCATTGAAAGAGCAAAAAAAATATTAAATTCATTAAAATTAAAAAAAAACAAAACGGAAATTAATAACAAAAAAGTTTTTTATTTATTAAAAAAAATAATTTGTTCTTTAAAAAAAATTAAAAATATTGATTCTTTATCATTACAAGATATAACTGGAAAAATTCACGAAATCAAAAATTTATTAGATTATTAAAATTTGCTTATAAAGTGTATTTGAATTAGTTTTGTCGCGAGAATAGCTCAGTTGGTAGAGCACGACCTTGCCAAGGTCGGGGCCGCGGGTTCAAATCCCGTTTCTCGCTTTTTTCTTATTTATCCGGATGGTGGAATTGGTAGACACACAGGACTTAAAATCCTGTGATCATTGTGATCGTACGGGTTCAAATCCCGTTCCGGGTATTTTTATTTTCTGTCGTAATTAAAGTAATTAGGTGATTCTTTAGTTATATTTACACTGTGCGGATGGTTTTCTTTTAATCCTGAATTAGTAATTCTTACAAATTGCCCTGTTTTCATGAGCTCTATAATTGTGGAAACCCCACAATATCCCATTCCAGAACGTAATCCTCCACAAATTTGATAAATAACATCTTTCATTTTTCCTTTATAAGGCACTATAGCTTCTATTCCTTCTGGAACAGATTTTTCGTTAAATTGAAAATAACGATCTCTACTCCCTCTTTTCATAGCTATTAATGATCCCATTCCTACATAAGTTTTAAATTTTCTACCTTGAAAAATTACTTCTTCTCCTGGAGCTTCATCTGTTCCCGCGAATAAACTTCCAATCATAACAGAACTAGCTCCAGCAGCAATAGCTTTAACTACATCTCCTGAATATCTTATCCCCCCATCGGAAATAACGTTAACATTCCTTTTTTTAGCATATTCATATACATCATTAATAGCTGTAATTTGTGGCATTCCTACTCCAGCAATAACTCTTGTTGTACAGATTGAACCAGATCCAATTCCTACTTTTAAAACACTAGAACCTGCATCTATCAAATCTCTTGCCCCCTCCATTGTTACTACATTTCCTGTTAATAATGTTATTTCCGGAAAAGAATTTCTGATTAATTTTATTGTTTCTAATATTTTACAAGAATGACCATGCGCTGAATCTATAGCTATGATATCTGCCCCTACTTTGACTAAAGATTCTACTCTTTCTATAGTTTTTTTATCTATACCAATAGCTGCACCTACACGTAAACGTCCTCTAGAATCTTTACAAGCATTAGGATACTCAATCAAATTATCAATGTCTCTAATTGTAATTAATCCCACTAATTTATTGTAATTATCTACAATAGGTAATTTTTCAATTCTTTCTTTTAATAAAATATTTTTAGCTTCTTCTAGAGTTATATTTTTTTTAGATGTGATTAATTTTTCTTTTGTCATTACTTTTTCTACTAAAGTATCCAAATCCGTACGATATTTTATATCTCTTCTGGTAATAATTCCTACTAATGAATGATCTTTTTCTATAACAGGTAATCCAGAAATTTTAAACTTTTTCATAAGATATTGAGCATATCTTAATGTTGAATTTCTAGAAAGTGTAATAGGATCGTCTATCATTCCACTTTCACTTCTTTTGACTCTATAAACTTCTTCTGATTGATTTTCTATATTCATATTTTTATGAATAATTCCTATTCCTCCTTCTCTAGCTATAGAGATAGCTAAAGATGATTCCGTTACGGTATCCATGGCGGCACTTAATATAGGAATATTCATAGTAATATCTAGGGTAAGACAAGTTTTAAGAGAAACTTCTGATGGAATAATTGAAGAATAAGAAGGAACAAGTAAAACATCATCAAAAGTAAGAGCTTCTTTTAAAATTTTTTTATTTAAAGACATAATTTTTTATTTTAAAATAATTTTGTATAAAATTAAAAAAACATAATATTCTTATTTTCAAAGTTTTTTTTTTGAAAAAAAAAAGAAAATTCAATTTTACTCCCCTTTTAAAAAAAAATACAAATAATGATATATTTTTTCATTCCAAATTTTTATATAAATTTGCCCAGAAAATGTAATAACTGAAATACTATCGATTATGATGAAAAAATTAAGAATTACAGTCACTACGATTTTGTTAGCAATATTTTTGTTTACTATTAGTTGCAATAACAAAAATAAAAATGAAAGTAACTCTGCGACTACAGAAGAGGAAAAAACAGCTAATAACAACAATGAAAATCAAACAGATTCCAATAACAACAATACACCTCCTGCAACTCCTAGTGAGGAGCCCTCAAAAAACAATAATGAGGAAAATAACAGCAATACAGCTGAAAAAGAAAAAGGAACAACTGAAGAAAACGATAAGAATAACAAATAAATAAAAAATAGGTATTAGCGAAAAAAAAGTGAGTTCACTTTTTTTTCGCTTTTCAACTTTTTACTCTTGCTTTCTTCCCTTTTAAGGATCTTAAATAATAAATTTTTGATCTTCTGACCTTTCCTTTCTTGTTTACTTCTATTTTTCGTATGTTAGGTTGATTGAAAATAAATACACGTTCTATTCCTATCCCTGCACTTATTTTTCGAATAGTAAATGTTTTAGTTAATCCTTTTCCTTGTTTTTTTATAATTACTCCTTTAAAAGATTGAATCCTTTTTTTTTCTCCTTCTTTAATTTCAAAAAAAACAGTGATTGTATCTCCTGAATGAAATAACGGAAAATGATTTTTAGATAAAAATTTATCTTCTGTGTATTTTATAATATTTTTAAACATAATTGATCATGATTTTTGAATATCATATATAATTTTTTTAGATAAAAAATCAGCTCTTTTTTTTGAAGTACTTTCTGAATGTATTCTAATAATATTTTCAGTATTCGATTTTCTTATATGTATCCATTCATTATGTTTAAAATAAATTTTAATTCCATCACTAAAATCCATTTTTTTTCCTTTATATTTTTTTCTTATTGTTTGTAATAATATTTTAATTCCTTCATGAGAACAAAATCGAATTTTTTTTTTCGACATAAAATAATTGGAATATCTTTTTTTTAATTTAGATAATGGAATATTGGAAAGTTTAGCTATTTGAGTTAAAAATAATGCAATTCCAATCAATGCATCTCTACCATAACGTAAATTAGGATAAATAATTCCTCCATTTCCTTCTCCTCCAATAACTGCATGAACTTCTTTCATTTTTTTTACAACATGTATTTCTCCAACAGGAGTAGAATAATAAGGAACTCTTTTTTTTATGGAAAGATCTTTTAATGCATGAGAAGATGATAAAGTAGAAACAATAGGACCTAATTTATTTTCCAATATATAATCTGCTATAGATACTAAAGTATATTCTTCTCCAAAAAAATCTCCGTTTTCACAGACAAACACCACACGATCCACATCAGGATCTACGCAAATTCCTAAATTCGCTTTCAGATTCGTTACTTTTTTGCATATTTCTCTCAAATTTTTTTCAATAGGTTCAGGATTATGAACAAAATCACCATGAGGATCACAATATATTTTAATCACATGAACCCCCAAACATTTTAATAAAATAGGAACAGCTATTCCCCCCGTAGAATTAATTCCATCTACTACAATTTTTAATTTAGCTTTTTGAATAACATTTTTGTCTATAATAGGCAACGAAATAATTTTTTCTATATGTTTTTGAATGTAATTCGCTTTATAAAAAAGATTGCCTAATTTTTTATATGAAGAAAAATTAAAATGTTTTTTTTCTACTATATATAACAATTTTTTAAAATCTTCTTCAGATAAAAATTCTCCATAAGAATTAAACATTTTTAATCCATTCCAATTTTTAGGATTATGACTTGCCGTTAACATTACTCCCCCATCAGCTTTCTCATTTATAACAGCAATTCCAACAGTAGGTGTTGTAGATAAACCAATATTTACAATGTCCACTCCAAGACTTTGAAAAGTAATTATTAAAAATTTTTGAAATAAAACAGAAGAAACTCTTCCATCTCTTCCTAAGATTAGGATAAATTTTTTTTTCTTTTTATATTTTCTTTTCATCCAGGAAACATATCCTGCCGAAAATTGAATTATATCTATAGGAGAAAAACCAGTTCCAACCTTCCCACCTAATGTACCTCTTATTCCAGATGAAGATTTTACAAGTACCAAAAATAATTTAATTTTTTATTAAACAAAAATACAAAATTTAATATAGATAAATAGATAATTTGTGATTTATTCAAGTTCTATAACTTTTGTAGGATAGATTTTATGGATGAAGAATAAAGAAGAAAAAAATATTGTCATAAAACAAATAAAAATAATAGATAAATTGATAAAGATAATATGATGTATATTAAAATAAATAGGAACATAATCAATAAAGTATTCTGTTTTATTTAATGATATTAAATGAAATTTTTTTTGTACTATTAATAAAATGATTCCAATACAATTCCCTATAATTAACGAAGGAATCAATGTTTGTATGATATAAAACAAAAATATTTTATGTATAACTTTATTTTCAGCTCCTAAAATTTTTAAAATCCCTATAGTTTTAATTCTTTCTAAAAAAAGTATTAGAATAAATACAACCATATTAATAGTTATAGATAGAAAAATAATAAGACTAATAACAATAATATTTGCATCAAATATGTTTATCCATTTTACGATATCATAATTATTTTGAATTTTTTTTACTAAAAATTTTTTAGGTATTTTCTTAAAAATTTTTTTCTCTATATTTTCATAGGAAACAAAAATTTCAAATTTTTCTACTAAATCTTTTTTACATCCGTAAATTTTTTGAATAGATTTTATGTTCCCAATAATATATATATCATCAAATTCTGATATTCCAGTTTCATATAAACCAGAGACTTTAAATTTATCAGAAATCATAATAGGGCTTCCTTTTTCATCAAAAAAAAGAAAATTTATTTTAATGTTTGATCCAATATTTAATCCTAATGATAAGGATATTTTTTTAGATAAAATCACATTTTTATGATACAATAATTTTTTTTGATTTTCTGTAATTAAGAAATACTGAAAAAAAATAGGATTATAATTATTATATAATCCTTTAAATATATATC
This window encodes:
- the glmM gene encoding phosphoglucosamine mutase is translated as MVLVKSSSGIRGTLGGKVGTGFSPIDIIQFSAGYVSWMKRKYKKKKKFILILGRDGRVSSVLFQKFLIITFQSLGVDIVNIGLSTTPTVGIAVINEKADGGVMLTASHNPKNWNGLKMFNSYGEFLSEEDFKKLLYIVEKKHFNFSSYKKLGNLFYKANYIQKHIEKIISLPIIDKNVIQKAKLKIVVDGINSTGGIAVPILLKCLGVHVIKIYCDPHGDFVHNPEPIEKNLREICKKVTNLKANLGICVDPDVDRVVFVCENGDFFGEEYTLVSIADYILENKLGPIVSTLSSSHALKDLSIKKRVPYYSTPVGEIHVVKKMKEVHAVIGGEGNGGIIYPNLRYGRDALIGIALFLTQIAKLSNIPLSKLKKRYSNYFMSKKKIRFCSHEGIKILLQTIRKKYKGKKMDFSDGIKIYFKHNEWIHIRKSNTENIIRIHSESTSKKRADFLSKKIIYDIQKS
- the rplS gene encoding 50S ribosomal protein L19, encoding MFKNIIKYTEDKFLSKNHFPLFHSGDTITVFFEIKEGEKKRIQSFKGVIIKKQGKGLTKTFTIRKISAGIGIERVFIFNQPNIRKIEVNKKGKVRRSKIYYLRSLKGKKARVKS
- the guaB gene encoding IMP dehydrogenase, with product MSLNKKILKEALTFDDVLLVPSYSSIIPSEVSLKTCLTLDITMNIPILSAAMDTVTESSLAISIAREGGIGIIHKNMNIENQSEEVYRVKRSESGMIDDPITLSRNSTLRYAQYLMKKFKISGLPVIEKDHSLVGIITRRDIKYRTDLDTLVEKVMTKEKLITSKKNITLEEAKNILLKERIEKLPIVDNYNKLVGLITIRDIDNLIEYPNACKDSRGRLRVGAAIGIDKKTIERVESLVKVGADIIAIDSAHGHSCKILETIKLIRNSFPEITLLTGNVVTMEGARDLIDAGSSVLKVGIGSGSICTTRVIAGVGMPQITAINDVYEYAKKRNVNVISDGGIRYSGDVVKAIAAGASSVMIGSLFAGTDEAPGEEVIFQGRKFKTYVGMGSLIAMKRGSRDRYFQFNEKSVPEGIEAIVPYKGKMKDVIYQICGGLRSGMGYCGVSTIIELMKTGQFVRITNSGLKENHPHSVNITKESPNYFNYDRK
- a CDS encoding ABC transporter permease, giving the protein MNFEWFFSKKTVWKDFRKNPTLRIIVVITQTTIIFGLIIAILTFSIGFGFKKIIKDKLLNIRGQILLHKDNSEKNNPFFSVKKKYLLKKFLKSNLVQQIHGISENNVIISKNKKIDRYIFKGLYNNYNPIFFQYFLITENQKKLLYHKNVILSKKISLSLGLNIGSNIKINFLFFDEKGSPIMISDKFKVSGLYETGISEFDDIYIIGNIKSIQKIYGCKKDLVEKFEIFVSYENIEKKIFKKIPKKFLVKKIQNNYDIVKWINIFDANIIVISLIIFLSITINMVVFILILFLERIKTIGILKILGAENKVIHKIFLFYIIQTLIPSLIIGNCIGIILLIVQKKFHLISLNKTEYFIDYVPIYFNIHHIIFINLSIIFICFMTIFFSSLFFIHKIYPTKVIELE